From the genome of Bacteroidales bacterium, one region includes:
- a CDS encoding SpoIIE family protein phosphatase has product MSTQNIRLQRAMLTNEEQKQKLSESIETIQEKNNILEHQNEEITLQRERISEQNILLEERARNIKDSMLYAERIQSAFFLPTREVKKIFPNSFVFIKPKEILSGDIYFIDSIENNNGELKFAAAVDCTGHGIPGALMSIMANDAYHETLHSDKLTDPGQILTCLNEKVIDSINKEVVNRHIDDGMDMSLIVVNYETKTFHFSGARNPLYYFKNGVLNTQRGHIHSVGTLPTDGKRIVFPSYSYNFEDGDVIYLFSDGYADQFGGDDWSKFKRVRFQSLLHEIHKMPMDEQFNKLESVFNKWKGDYEQIDDVLVIGIRL; this is encoded by the coding sequence TTGAGTACACAAAATATTAGATTACAAAGAGCCATGTTGACTAACGAGGAGCAAAAGCAAAAACTCTCTGAATCTATTGAAACTATCCAAGAAAAAAATAATATACTGGAACACCAAAACGAAGAGATTACCCTTCAGCGAGAACGAATTAGTGAGCAAAATATTTTGTTAGAAGAGAGAGCACGCAATATTAAAGACTCTATGTTATATGCTGAAAGAATTCAAAGTGCATTTTTCTTGCCAACTAGAGAAGTAAAAAAAATATTTCCAAATTCATTTGTTTTTATCAAGCCAAAGGAAATTTTAAGTGGAGACATATACTTTATTGATAGTATTGAGAATAATAATGGTGAGTTAAAATTTGCTGCTGCCGTTGATTGTACCGGACATGGTATTCCTGGTGCTCTTATGTCTATCATGGCAAATGATGCTTACCATGAAACTCTACACTCAGATAAACTTACCGATCCCGGCCAAATATTAACATGCCTGAACGAAAAAGTAATAGACTCAATTAATAAGGAAGTAGTTAATAGACACATAGATGATGGTATGGATATGTCTCTTATTGTTGTTAACTATGAGACTAAAACATTTCATTTCTCAGGTGCTAGGAATCCTTTATATTACTTTAAAAATGGTGTATTAAATACCCAAAGAGGACATATTCACAGTGTAGGGACACTTCCAACTGATGGGAAACGAATTGTATTTCCCTCCTATAGCTACAATTTTGAAGATGGAGATGTAATTTATTTATTCTCTGATGGTTATGCTGATCAATTTGGTGGTGATGACTGGAGTAAATTCAAAAGAGTGCGTTTTCAAAGCCTTTTACACGAAATACACAAAATGCCAATGGATGAACAATTTAATAAACTAGAAAGTGTGTTCAATAAGTGGAAAGGAGACTATGAACAAATTGATGACGTTTTAGTCATTGGCATTAGACTATAA
- a CDS encoding sigma-70 family RNA polymerase sigma factor produces the protein MNYAQLSDYELVRRFVEGNEYSIEVLINRHKSKVYTYILMLVKNQALAEDIFQETFLKVVRSLRDNRYKDDGRFVGWVMRIAHNLVIDHFRRQKNMRYVTSNNENSDIFSYLKLSDSNIEDKYVSDQTRKKVRELINHLPDEQKEVVIMRHYMDLSFKEIAEITNVSINTALGRMRYALINMRKMIETNSIQMSC, from the coding sequence ATGAATTATGCACAGCTGTCAGACTATGAGTTAGTTAGGCGTTTTGTTGAAGGAAATGAGTATTCGATTGAGGTACTTATAAATAGGCATAAAAGCAAAGTTTATACATATATCTTGATGCTCGTCAAGAACCAAGCTTTAGCCGAAGATATTTTTCAAGAAACATTTTTAAAGGTAGTGCGCTCACTGCGTGACAATCGTTATAAAGACGACGGGCGTTTTGTTGGCTGGGTGATGCGAATAGCACATAACTTGGTTATAGATCATTTCAGAAGACAAAAAAACATGCGTTATGTGACTAGTAATAATGAGAATAGCGATATTTTTAGCTACCTAAAACTATCAGATAGCAACATCGAAGATAAATATGTTTCTGATCAAACACGTAAAAAGGTTAGAGAATTAATTAATCATCTTCCCGACGAGCAAAAAGAAGTTGTTATTATGAGACATTACATGGATTTGAGTTTCAAAGAGATAGCGGAAATTACAAATGTTAGCATTAATACTGCACTTGGGCGCATGAGATATGCCTTAATAAACATGCGCAAAATGATTGAAACCAACTCTATACAAATGAGTTGTTAG